One part of the Fusobacterium pseudoperiodonticum genome encodes these proteins:
- a CDS encoding DUF4357 domain-containing protein has product MKASERKITKLFSESDTVFSIPVYQRDYNWQEKQCQRLFKDILQTGKNEKVSSYFLGSIVYIHDGIYGVGEKEFHVIDGQQRMTTLTLLFLAIYFKLKGTILAKDADKIYNQYVVNPYSEKEIKLKLLPPEENLYILNKISHNKFNELEAFQDRNMLKNYLFFEKELENLSFDDMKHLSNGIEKLIYIDIALEKGKDDPQKIFESLNSTGLDLSQGDLIRNYILMDLERGEQNRIYKEIWIPIENNCKVSDGSEITSYVSDFIRDYLTLKTEKISSKPKVFETFKAYYEKENDEKLEDMKKYSEAYSYIIKPILEKDRDIQRELDYLKSLDKTVINTFLIGILKDYKDNILEKDELVNMLILLQSYLWRRYITEKPTNALNKIFQGMYGKISRSGNYYENLVDILMAEDFPTDEELESALKLKNVYKDKEKLNYVFKKLENYNHNELIDFDNEKITIEHIFPQKPNKAWKENYSDNELEQMISFKDTISNLTLTGSNSNLSNKAFHEKRDDEVHGYRNSKLYMNKYLGRLEEWNLLSMEARFESLYDDIIKIWKRPEDKATNDMEKITFVLKGKVTSGKGRLLSNEKFEILKGTSIVLEVKSDNPSTFRRNKNLIEDLIRKNLIEKLEDRYVFKENYIATSPSAAAILVLGRSANGWTEWKTYEGKLLSDYRK; this is encoded by the coding sequence TTGAAAGCAAGTGAAAGAAAGATTACAAAATTATTTTCAGAAAGTGATACCGTCTTTTCTATTCCTGTTTACCAAAGGGATTATAATTGGCAAGAAAAGCAGTGTCAAAGATTATTTAAAGATATATTACAAACAGGAAAAAATGAAAAAGTAAGCTCTTATTTTTTAGGGAGCATAGTATATATACATGATGGAATTTATGGAGTTGGAGAAAAGGAATTTCATGTCATTGATGGGCAACAAAGAATGACAACCTTAACCTTATTGTTTTTAGCAATATATTTTAAGTTAAAAGGTACAATCTTAGCTAAAGATGCTGACAAGATATACAACCAATATGTTGTTAATCCTTACTCTGAAAAAGAAATAAAGTTAAAATTATTACCCCCTGAAGAAAATCTGTATATATTAAATAAAATTTCTCACAATAAATTTAATGAATTGGAAGCTTTTCAAGATAGAAATATGTTAAAGAATTATCTATTTTTTGAAAAAGAATTAGAAAATTTATCTTTTGATGATATGAAACACTTATCAAATGGGATAGAGAAATTAATTTATATAGATATTGCCCTTGAAAAGGGAAAAGATGATCCTCAAAAGATTTTTGAAAGTCTTAACTCAACAGGTTTAGACTTATCGCAAGGAGATTTAATAAGAAACTATATTTTGATGGATTTGGAAAGAGGAGAGCAAAACCGTATATATAAAGAAATATGGATACCTATTGAAAATAACTGTAAAGTTAGTGATGGCAGTGAAATAACTAGCTATGTTTCAGATTTTATTAGAGATTATTTGACATTAAAAACAGAGAAAATTTCTTCTAAGCCTAAAGTTTTTGAAACTTTTAAGGCATATTATGAAAAAGAAAATGATGAGAAATTAGAAGATATGAAAAAATATTCTGAGGCTTATTCATATATTATCAAGCCTATTTTAGAAAAGGATAGAGATATTCAAAGAGAATTAGACTATTTAAAATCTTTAGATAAAACTGTTATCAACACTTTTCTTATAGGAATATTAAAAGACTACAAGGATAATATTCTAGAGAAAGATGAACTTGTAAATATGCTTATCTTACTTCAAAGTTATCTATGGAGAAGATATATCACAGAAAAACCAACCAATGCTTTGAATAAAATATTTCAGGGAATGTATGGAAAAATTTCAAGATCAGGAAATTACTATGAAAATTTAGTTGATATTTTAATGGCAGAAGATTTTCCAACAGATGAAGAATTAGAAAGTGCATTGAAGTTAAAAAATGTATATAAAGATAAAGAAAAATTAAATTATGTCTTTAAGAAATTAGAGAATTATAATCATAATGAACTAATTGATTTTGATAATGAAAAGATTACTATAGAGCATATTTTTCCTCAAAAACCTAATAAGGCTTGGAAGGAAAATTATTCAGATAATGAGTTAGAGCAAATGATAAGTTTTAAAGATACCATCTCTAATTTAACTTTGACTGGAAGCAACTCTAATTTAAGTAATAAAGCTTTTCATGAGAAAAGAGATGATGAAGTACATGGTTATAGAAATAGTAAACTATATATGAATAAATATCTAGGTAGACTCGAAGAATGGAATCTTCTATCAATGGAAGCTAGATTTGAAAGTCTCTATGATGATATTATAAAGATTTGGAAAAGACCTGAAGATAAGGCAACAAATGATATGGAAAAAATTACCTTTGTTTTAAAAGGTAAAGTTACTTCAGGAAAGGGAAGACTTTTATCCAATGAAAAATTTGAAATTTTAAAAGGAACTTCCATAGTTTTAGAAGTTAAATCTGATAATCCTTCTACTTTTAGAAGAAATAAAAATTTAATTGAAGATTTAATAAGAAAAAATTTAATAGAAAAACTTGAAGATAGATATGTTTTCAAAGAAAATTATATTGCTACTTCACCAAGTGCAGCTGCAATATTAGTTTTAGGGCGTTCAGCTAATGGTTGGACAGAATGGAAAACTTATGAAGGAAAACTTTTAAGTGATTATAGAAAATAA
- a CDS encoding LptF/LptG family permease: MKIINKYILDELKGPIILAVFVFTFIFLLDIVVTMMEHIIVKGISVFDVLRLLSFYIPPILTQTIPIGMFLGIMICFTKFSRNSESVAMVSTGMSIRAILKPILAIAIGAAIFIVFLQESIIPRSFIKLKYVGTKIAYENPVFQLKEKTFIDNLDGYSIYVDEVDSDGKAKNVIAFEKPKDKNKFSLVLTGEEVFWKDSAIILKESQFVSFDENGKKNLIGTFDENRIILKPSFQELNIKIKDVEALSITDLIKNIRKVDAEEALRYKIEIFRKLALIFSTVPLAVIGFCLSLGHHRISKKYSFVLAMIIIFAYIIFLNIGIVIASAGKLHPFIATWTPNVLLYFLGYKLYKAKEVRGI; this comes from the coding sequence ATGAAGATAATAAATAAATATATTTTAGATGAGTTAAAGGGGCCAATTATATTAGCAGTTTTCGTATTTACCTTTATATTTTTATTGGATATAGTGGTAACTATGATGGAACATATAATAGTAAAAGGAATATCAGTTTTTGATGTCTTAAGATTGCTATCTTTTTATATTCCACCTATACTTACTCAAACAATTCCAATAGGAATGTTTTTAGGAATAATGATATGTTTTACAAAATTTAGTAGAAATAGTGAATCTGTTGCTATGGTATCAACAGGTATGTCTATTAGAGCTATTTTAAAACCTATACTTGCTATTGCAATAGGGGCAGCTATATTTATAGTTTTCTTACAAGAAAGCATAATACCTCGTTCTTTCATAAAGTTAAAGTATGTTGGAACTAAAATAGCATACGAAAATCCAGTTTTTCAATTAAAAGAGAAAACTTTTATAGATAATTTAGATGGATATAGTATTTATGTTGATGAAGTTGATTCTGATGGTAAGGCAAAAAATGTTATTGCCTTTGAAAAACCAAAAGATAAAAATAAATTTTCTTTAGTTTTAACCGGAGAAGAAGTATTTTGGAAAGATAGTGCAATTATTTTAAAAGAATCACAATTTGTTAGTTTTGATGAAAATGGAAAGAAAAATTTGATTGGAACATTTGATGAAAATAGAATTATTTTAAAGCCATCTTTTCAAGAGTTAAATATAAAAATAAAAGATGTTGAAGCACTTAGTATAACAGATCTTATTAAAAATATAAGAAAAGTGGATGCAGAGGAAGCTCTTAGATATAAAATTGAAATTTTTAGAAAATTAGCTTTGATTTTTTCGACAGTTCCTCTAGCGGTTATAGGTTTTTGTCTTTCATTAGGTCACCATAGAATATCAAAAAAATACTCTTTTGTTTTAGCAATGATAATAATATTTGCATATATAATATTCTTAAATATAGGAATAGTTATAGCAAGTGCAGGGAAACTACATCCTTTTATTGCAACTTGGACACCTAATGTACTTTTATATTTCTTAGGATATAAATTGTACAAAGCAAAAGAGGTGAGAGGAATATAA
- the tsaB gene encoding tRNA (adenosine(37)-N6)-threonylcarbamoyltransferase complex dimerization subunit type 1 TsaB: MLLLGIDTSTKICTCSIYDSEAGVIAETSLSVKKNHSNIVMPIVDNLFKISDLNIKDIDKIAVAIGPGSFTGVRIALGIAKGLAMALNKGLVAVNELDILEAMASDNENEIIPLIDARKERVYYKYQGKCQDDYLINLVSNLDKNKKYVFVGDGAINYADILKENLGKNAIIVSRYNSFPRASVLCELSLNREDTNIYTVEPEYISKSRAEKNF, from the coding sequence TGGGAATTGATACATCTACAAAAATTTGTACTTGTTCTATATATGATAGTGAAGCAGGTGTCATAGCTGAGACAAGTTTATCAGTGAAAAAAAATCATTCAAATATAGTTATGCCAATAGTTGATAATCTATTTAAGATTTCAGATTTGAATATTAAAGATATAGATAAAATTGCAGTTGCAATAGGACCTGGTTCATTTACAGGAGTTAGAATAGCTTTAGGAATAGCTAAAGGTCTAGCTATGGCTCTTAATAAAGGTCTTGTTGCAGTGAATGAACTTGATATATTGGAAGCTATGGCAAGTGATAATGAAAATGAAATTATTCCTTTAATTGACGCTAGAAAAGAAAGAGTTTACTATAAATATCAAGGAAAATGTCAAGATGATTATTTAATTAATCTAGTTTCAAACCTTGATAAAAATAAAAAATATGTATTTGTTGGAGATGGAGCAATAAATTATGCAGATATTCTAAAAGAAAATTTAGGAAAAAATGCTATTATAGTTTCTAGATACAACTCTTTCCCTAGAGCTTCTGTTCTTTGTGAACTTTCTTTAAATAGGGAAGATACTAATATTTACACAGTGGAGCCAGAATATATTAGTAAATCAAGAGCAGAGAAAAATTTCTAA
- a CDS encoding LptF/LptG family permease produces MIKKLDIYISKYFIKYFLMNIIGFMGVFLLAQTFKIIKYINQGKLVGGEIFDYIINLLPKMFVETAPLSVLLAGLITISIMASNLEIVSLKTSGIRFLRIVRAPLIIAFIISLLVFFVNNSIYTKSLAKINFYRKGEIDASLRLPTTKENAFLINDIDGYIYLMGNINRETGLAEKIEIVVYENEISKPVEIITAQSGKYDKDNKKWLLSGVNIYNVETKKTITKVEYDSDRFVEDPNNFIRAAAEDPRMLTIKELKKTIKEQKNIGEDTRIYLSELAKRYSFPFASFIVAFIGLSISSKYVRGGRITLNLVICVVAGYGYYLVSGAFEAMSLNGILNPFISSWIPNILYFIIGMYFMNRAEY; encoded by the coding sequence ATGATTAAAAAATTAGATATATACATAAGTAAGTATTTTATAAAATATTTTTTAATGAATATAATAGGCTTTATGGGAGTATTCTTACTTGCTCAAACTTTTAAGATAATTAAATATATTAACCAAGGTAAACTTGTAGGTGGAGAAATTTTCGACTATATTATAAATCTATTACCTAAAATGTTTGTTGAAACAGCTCCTCTTTCAGTTTTACTAGCAGGACTTATAACTATAAGTATAATGGCAAGTAACTTGGAAATTGTTTCATTAAAAACATCTGGAATAAGATTTTTAAGAATAGTTAGAGCTCCTTTAATTATAGCTTTTATCATATCTTTGCTTGTATTTTTTGTAAATAATTCTATTTACACAAAATCTTTAGCTAAAATTAATTTTTATAGAAAAGGCGAAATAGATGCCTCTTTAAGATTACCAACAACTAAGGAGAATGCTTTTTTAATAAATGATATAGATGGTTATATTTATCTGATGGGGAATATTAATAGAGAAACAGGACTTGCTGAAAAAATAGAGATAGTAGTTTATGAAAATGAGATCTCTAAACCAGTTGAAATTATCACTGCACAGAGTGGAAAATATGATAAAGATAATAAAAAATGGCTACTTTCAGGAGTAAATATTTATAATGTTGAAACAAAGAAAACTATAACCAAAGTAGAATATGATTCAGATAGGTTTGTAGAAGACCCAAATAACTTTATAAGAGCAGCGGCAGAAGATCCAAGAATGCTTACTATTAAAGAATTAAAGAAAACTATTAAAGAGCAAAAAAATATAGGTGAGGATACAAGAATATATCTGTCAGAATTAGCTAAAAGATATTCTTTTCCTTTTGCAAGCTTTATAGTAGCTTTTATAGGACTTTCAATTAGTAGTAAGTATGTTAGAGGTGGAAGGATAACTTTAAATTTAGTTATTTGTGTTGTGGCTGGTTATGGTTATTACCTAGTATCAGGAGCATTTGAAGCTATGAGTTTAAATGGAATTTTAAATCCATTTATTTCAAGTTGGATACCTAATATTTTATATTTTATAATAGGAATGTATTTTATGAATAGAGCTGAATATTAG
- a CDS encoding TRAP transporter large permease, giving the protein MEKLLPIILLFVLFFLNVPICFALFTSTFFYFIFINTNTYPDLILQVFVNSAQSFPLLAIPFFIMAGAVMNYSGISSRLMGVAEVLTGHMKGGLAQVNVLLSTLMGGISGSANADAAMECKILVPEMTKRGYSKEFSAAITAASSAITPVIPPGINLIIYSLIANVSVAKMFIAGYVPGLAMCISLMITVYFIAKKRGYKPIREKRASSKEIFKVLKDSFWALFLPFGIIMGMRMGFFTPTEAGAIAVVYCILVGFFIYKELKIGYFVDIIKETVYGTSTVMFIIIGATVFGQYLNWERIPHLIGEFLTNFTDNKYMFLVIVNLILLFVGMFIEGGAAMIILAPLLIPTAVSLGIDPVHFGIVMIVNIMIGGLTPPFGSMMFLTCSIVQVEIKDFVKECMPFIITLLVVLVIVTFLPQLILFLPNLI; this is encoded by the coding sequence ATGGAAAAATTATTACCAATAATTTTACTATTTGTACTTTTCTTTTTGAATGTACCTATATGCTTTGCTTTATTTACTTCGACTTTCTTTTACTTTATATTTATTAATACAAATACATATCCAGATTTAATATTACAAGTATTTGTAAATAGTGCACAATCTTTCCCACTTTTAGCTATACCATTTTTTATAATGGCTGGAGCTGTTATGAATTATTCAGGGATAAGCTCAAGGCTTATGGGTGTAGCTGAAGTTTTAACAGGACATATGAAAGGTGGATTAGCTCAAGTAAATGTATTGTTAAGTACTTTGATGGGAGGAATATCAGGTTCTGCAAATGCTGATGCTGCTATGGAATGTAAAATATTAGTTCCTGAAATGACAAAAAGAGGATATTCTAAAGAGTTTTCAGCAGCAATAACAGCGGCTTCTTCTGCAATAACTCCAGTTATTCCACCAGGAATAAATTTAATTATATATTCTTTGATTGCTAATGTATCAGTTGCGAAAATGTTTATAGCTGGTTATGTTCCTGGATTAGCAATGTGTATATCTTTAATGATTACAGTTTACTTCATTGCAAAGAAAAGAGGTTATAAGCCAATAAGAGAAAAAAGAGCAAGTTCTAAAGAAATTTTTAAAGTTTTAAAAGATTCTTTTTGGGCATTATTCTTACCTTTTGGTATTATAATGGGAATGAGAATGGGATTTTTCACTCCAACAGAAGCTGGAGCAATAGCAGTTGTTTATTGTATATTGGTAGGATTCTTTATCTATAAGGAATTAAAGATAGGATATTTTGTAGATATAATAAAAGAAACTGTCTATGGTACAAGTACAGTAATGTTTATTATAATCGGAGCAACAGTTTTTGGACAATATTTAAATTGGGAAAGAATACCTCATTTAATAGGAGAATTCTTAACAAACTTTACAGATAATAAATATATGTTCTTAGTGATAGTGAATTTAATTTTATTATTTGTTGGAATGTTCATAGAAGGTGGAGCAGCTATGATAATTTTAGCACCTCTTTTAATTCCAACAGCTGTGAGTTTAGGAATAGATCCAGTACATTTTGGTATAGTCATGATAGTAAATATTATGATAGGAGGTTTAACTCCGCCATTTGGTTCAATGATGTTCCTAACCTGTTCAATAGTTCAAGTCGAGATAAAAGACTTTGTTAAAGAATGTATGCCATTTATAATAACATTATTAGTTGTTTTAGTAATAGTAACATTTTTACCACAATTAATTTTATTCTTACCAAATTTAATATAA
- a CDS encoding TRAP transporter small permease: MKKIFYNLEELIAGFFLIVTVTSVVLNVFCRAAGFGTISTSEEIATISFVWSVYIGAVACYKRKMHIGVDMLVQMFSDKGKKIFTIFLDIFLVVINSVILYLCVIFIMNSQEKPTPVLGISSNYLNIALLISFFLMLVHSLNFLYQDIKALKKVGEE, from the coding sequence ATGAAAAAGATTTTTTATAATCTTGAAGAACTTATTGCAGGATTCTTTTTGATAGTAACAGTTACAAGTGTAGTTTTGAATGTATTTTGTAGAGCAGCAGGCTTTGGAACAATATCAACATCTGAAGAAATAGCAACTATTTCTTTTGTGTGGTCTGTATATATCGGTGCTGTTGCTTGTTACAAAAGAAAAATGCACATAGGTGTAGACATGTTAGTTCAAATGTTCTCAGATAAGGGGAAAAAGATTTTTACAATATTTTTAGATATATTTTTAGTAGTAATAAACTCTGTAATATTATACTTATGTGTAATTTTTATAATGAACTCACAGGAAAAACCGACACCTGTTTTGGGTATATCATCAAATTATTTAAATATAGCTTTGTTGATATCATTTTTCTTGATGCTTGTGCATTCATTAAATTTTCTATATCAAGATATAAAAGCTTTAAAGAAAGTAGGTGAAGAATAA
- a CDS encoding class I SAM-dependent rRNA methyltransferase, translating into MSKIIVKKDKEQKILNFYPNIYKDEIKDIIGTVKTGDIVDIITNDMKFLARAYVTEGTSAFARVLSTKDEKIDKKFIFERIKNAYEKRKHLLEETNSFRAFYSEADYIPGLIIDKFDKYVSIQFRNSGVEVFRQDVIEAVKKYLKPKGIYERSDVENRVIEGVETKTGIIFGEIPERTIMLDNGVKYSIDIVDGQKTGFFLDQRDSRKFIAKYINNQTRFLDVFSSSGGFSMAALKNGAKEVVAMDKDSHALELCYENYKLNEFTTDFSTVEGDAFLMLNTLATRNKKFDIITLDPPSLIKKKTDIYKGRDFFLDLCDKSFKLLENGGILGVITCAYHISLQDLIEVTRMAASKNNKLLSVIGVNYQPEDHPWILHIPETLYLKALWVRVEER; encoded by the coding sequence ATGTCAAAAATTATAGTAAAAAAAGATAAGGAACAAAAAATTTTAAATTTTTATCCAAACATTTATAAAGATGAAATTAAGGATATAATAGGAACTGTTAAAACAGGTGACATAGTTGATATCATAACAAATGATATGAAATTTTTAGCGAGAGCTTATGTTACAGAAGGAACATCAGCCTTTGCTAGAGTACTATCAACAAAAGATGAAAAAATTGACAAGAAATTTATTTTTGAGAGAATAAAAAATGCTTATGAAAAAAGAAAACATCTTTTAGAGGAAACAAATAGCTTTAGAGCTTTTTATTCTGAAGCAGATTATATTCCAGGTCTAATAATTGATAAATTTGATAAATATGTATCTATTCAATTTAGAAATTCAGGTGTGGAAGTTTTTAGACAAGATGTAATAGAAGCAGTAAAAAAATATTTAAAACCTAAGGGAATATATGAAAGAAGTGATGTTGAAAATAGAGTTATAGAAGGTGTTGAAACAAAAACAGGAATAATTTTTGGTGAAATTCCAGAAAGAACTATTATGCTAGATAATGGAGTCAAATATAGTATAGATATAGTTGATGGTCAAAAAACAGGTTTCTTTTTGGATCAAAGAGATTCTAGAAAATTTATAGCTAAGTACATCAATAATCAAACAAGATTTTTAGATGTTTTTTCAAGTAGTGGAGGTTTTTCTATGGCAGCCCTTAAGAATGGGGCTAAGGAAGTAGTAGCAATGGATAAAGATAGCCATGCTCTTGAATTATGCTATGAGAACTATAAATTAAATGAATTTACAACAGATTTCTCTACTGTTGAAGGAGATGCTTTTCTTATGCTAAATACTTTAGCTACAAGAAATAAGAAATTTGATATTATAACACTTGATCCACCTTCACTTATTAAAAAGAAAACAGATATTTATAAGGGAAGAGATTTCTTTTTAGATTTGTGTGACAAAAGTTTTAAACTTTTAGAAAATGGAGGAATTTTAGGTGTTATCACTTGTGCTTATCATATAAGCTTACAAGATTTAATTGAAGTAACAAGAATGGCAGCTTCAAAAAACAATAAATTATTGAGTGTTATAGGAGTAAATTATCAACCTGAGGATCATCCTTGGATATTACACATTCCAGAAACACTATATCTAAAAGCCCTATGGGTAAGAGTAGAGGAAAGATAA
- a CDS encoding C4-dicarboxylate TRAP transporter substrate-binding protein, producing the protein MKRFRILSLLSVLAFIMLFTACGGEKKAAEEKKAEPLEIKVSYIFKENEPTHIAMKEATDAINQRLEGQVKFVLFPNGQLPVYKDGLQQVVRGADFIDVDDLSYIGDYVPEFTALAGPMLYQNYDEYVKLMHSDLVADLKKKAEEKGIKIISLDFIFGFRSIISDKEIKEPADLKGMKIRVPASKLFIDTLNAMGASAVPMSFSETISALQQNVIDGLEGSYATNYLTKTYELRKNMSLTKHFLGTAGVYISTKVWDKLTDEQKAIIQEEFDKAAVNNNKNLVELDKELVKNLEDAGVKINEVNLPEFAKLVEPIYKNIGITEEFYKQLMDEMEKIRTEQK; encoded by the coding sequence ATGAAGAGATTTAGAATTTTATCATTGTTATCAGTATTAGCTTTTATTATGTTATTTACAGCTTGTGGTGGAGAAAAGAAAGCGGCAGAAGAAAAAAAGGCAGAGCCTTTAGAAATAAAAGTAAGTTATATTTTTAAAGAAAACGAACCTACTCATATAGCTATGAAAGAAGCAACAGATGCTATAAATCAAAGATTAGAAGGACAAGTAAAATTTGTATTATTCCCTAATGGACAATTACCTGTGTATAAAGATGGTTTACAACAAGTTGTTAGAGGTGCAGATTTCATAGACGTAGATGATTTAAGTTATATAGGAGACTATGTTCCAGAATTTACTGCTTTAGCAGGACCTATGCTATATCAAAACTATGATGAATATGTAAAATTAATGCATAGTGATTTAGTTGCAGATTTAAAGAAAAAGGCTGAAGAAAAAGGAATAAAAATTATATCACTTGATTTCATTTTTGGATTTAGAAGTATTATAAGTGATAAAGAAATAAAAGAACCAGCAGATTTAAAAGGTATGAAAATAAGAGTACCAGCTAGTAAATTATTTATTGATACTTTAAATGCTATGGGAGCAAGTGCAGTACCTATGTCATTTAGTGAAACAATTTCTGCTTTACAACAAAATGTAATAGATGGATTAGAAGGTTCATATGCAACTAACTATTTAACTAAAACTTATGAATTAAGAAAAAATATGTCTTTAACAAAACACTTTTTAGGAACAGCTGGAGTTTATATTTCAACAAAAGTTTGGGATAAATTAACAGATGAACAAAAGGCTATTATACAAGAAGAATTTGATAAAGCAGCAGTAAATAATAATAAAAATTTAGTTGAATTAGATAAAGAATTAGTTAAAAACTTAGAAGATGCAGGAGTAAAAATTAATGAAGTAAATCTTCCTGAATTTGCAAAATTAGTAGAACCTATTTATAAAAATATAGGAATTACAGAAGAATTCTACAAACAATTGATGGATGAAATGGAAAAAATAAGAACAGAACAAAAATAG
- a CDS encoding glycerophosphodiester phosphodiesterase has product MKVFAHRGASGYAPENTLIAIKKAIEMKADGIEIDIQLTKDGKIVVMHDWKVDRTTTGRGYVYELDYDYIKTLDAGQWFTKDFIGETVPTLEEVLDILPKDMILNIEIKDTARHHTNIEEKMLEVLKKYPDKFENIIVSSFHHDKIKKLQVLEPKLKLALLTDSEFIEIEKYLSNNGLSSYSYHPEINLISKEDVEKLHDRGVKIFVWTVNKEEDLNYLVKLGVDGVITNYPDIMKELLS; this is encoded by the coding sequence ATGAAAGTTTTTGCACACAGAGGAGCATCAGGATATGCACCAGAAAATACTCTAATTGCAATAAAGAAAGCAATAGAAATGAAAGCTGATGGAATAGAGATAGATATACAGCTTACAAAAGATGGGAAAATAGTTGTTATGCATGACTGGAAAGTTGATAGAACTACAACTGGTAGAGGATATGTATATGAATTAGATTATGATTATATAAAAACTTTAGATGCAGGGCAATGGTTTACTAAAGATTTTATAGGAGAAACTGTCCCAACTTTAGAAGAAGTTTTAGATATACTTCCTAAAGATATGATCTTAAATATAGAAATAAAAGATACAGCAAGACATCATACTAATATAGAAGAAAAGATGTTAGAAGTTCTAAAAAAATATCCAGATAAATTTGAAAATATAATTGTATCATCTTTTCATCATGATAAGATAAAAAAATTACAAGTCTTAGAACCAAAATTAAAATTAGCTTTATTAACTGATAGTGAATTTATAGAAATAGAAAAATATTTGTCAAACAACGGTCTATCTTCTTATAGTTATCACCCTGAAATAAATCTTATTTCTAAGGAGGATGTTGAAAAATTACATGATAGGGGGGTGAAAATATTTGTTTGGACAGTGAATAAAGAAGAAGACTTAAATTATTTAGTTAAATTAGGTGTTGATGGAGTTATAACTAATTATCCTGATATTATGAAAGAATTACTTAGTTAA
- a CDS encoding CvpA family protein, giving the protein MYLDILILIIFIFGILTGIRNGIFIEIISVFGFAINLLITKIYTPVVLRFLKRSDASFANNYVITYIVTFITVYLVVSMILVFVKKAFKGLKKGFFNKLMGGIAGFVKAFIASLVIILIYTYSSKLAPSLEKYSQGSSAIGIFYEILPNFESYIPDVLVEDFNKNATKKIIEKNINTML; this is encoded by the coding sequence ATGTATTTAGATATTTTAATTTTAATAATTTTTATATTTGGAATATTGACTGGAATAAGAAATGGGATTTTTATAGAGATTATATCAGTTTTTGGTTTTGCAATTAATTTGCTTATAACAAAAATATATACACCAGTTGTTTTAAGATTTTTAAAAAGATCAGATGCTTCATTTGCAAATAACTATGTAATAACATATATAGTAACTTTTATAACTGTATATTTAGTTGTTTCAATGATATTAGTTTTTGTAAAGAAGGCATTTAAAGGCTTGAAAAAAGGATTCTTTAATAAATTAATGGGAGGAATAGCAGGTTTTGTAAAGGCTTTCATAGCTTCACTTGTAATTATACTAATTTACACATATAGTTCTAAATTAGCTCCATCATTGGAAAAATATTCGCAAGGAAGTTCTGCAATAGGTATATTTTATGAAATCCTTCCTAATTTTGAAAGTTACATACCAGATGTTCTAGTAGAAGATTTTAATAAAAATGCCACAAAAAAAATTATAGAAAAGAATATCAATACAATGTTATAA